In one Dehalogenimonas formicexedens genomic region, the following are encoded:
- a CDS encoding nitroreductase family protein has translation MNDTLKVILNRRSVRAYSGRPVTREEKDQILAATLRAPTAGNLMLYSIIEVEDQKLKDRLAVTCDNQPFIARAPYVLLFLADYQRWMDYFQICGVSSKAADLGVPERKPGTGDLLLACCDALIAAQTAVIAAESMGIGSCYIGDILERYEIHRELFDLPPFTLPITMLCFGYPASTAKRLTTRYDKEMIVHSNRYKRLDKSGLEKGFAALENDFRAGHRAHDYANAGQATYFRKFASDFAVELNRSVSEMINNWE, from the coding sequence ATGAATGATACACTCAAAGTAATCCTTAACCGCCGTTCGGTCCGAGCTTACAGCGGCAGACCTGTCACCCGCGAGGAAAAAGATCAGATTCTGGCGGCGACGTTGCGCGCGCCTACTGCTGGCAACCTGATGCTTTACTCGATCATCGAGGTCGAAGATCAAAAACTGAAGGATCGGCTGGCGGTAACCTGCGACAACCAGCCGTTCATCGCCAGGGCCCCTTACGTGCTCTTGTTCCTCGCCGACTACCAGAGATGGATGGATTACTTCCAGATCTGCGGCGTTTCATCGAAAGCGGCGGACCTCGGCGTCCCCGAACGAAAACCTGGGACCGGCGACCTTCTGCTAGCCTGCTGCGACGCGCTGATAGCCGCTCAAACGGCGGTCATCGCGGCGGAATCGATGGGTATCGGTTCGTGTTACATAGGCGATATCCTTGAGCGATACGAAATCCACCGGGAACTGTTCGATTTGCCCCCCTTCACCCTCCCCATCACGATGTTATGCTTCGGTTACCCGGCATCGACGGCTAAAAGATTGACCACCCGGTACGACAAAGAAATGATCGTCCACTCCAACAGGTATAAGCGCCTTGATAAGAGCGGTCTGGAAAAAGGTTTCGCCGCCTTGGAAAACGATTTTCGGGCAGGACATCGTGCCCACGATTACGCCAATGCCGGTCAAGCTACCTATTTCCGGAAATTCGCGTCCGATTTCGCCGTTGAACTGAACCGGTCGGTCAGTGAGATGATCAACAACTGGGAGTAG
- a CDS encoding alpha/beta hydrolase, whose amino-acid sequence MTVPRLPLTADPALIAPDYQNVSFPSRDGIDLKGWFFPGWNGAVIVIVHGGFQNRVDDVANTMGIARDLAKSGFNLLLFDLSGRGESGGKGVSLKYEPSDIGGAVDYLAGRGFDNGSIGLMGFCSGAAGVCIYSAGNRVGAVVLDGCFPTVQTMVVNQARESHIPVPLLKAFYSTMRQIVKYSYRYEEQDPIDFVSRIDSPIFLIHEEFDDLVSYQDTLDLYSRANVNDISLWEVTGAYHSRAYDRDPLAYIDKVAGYFESRLAK is encoded by the coding sequence ATGACCGTTCCCCGGTTGCCTCTTACGGCTGACCCGGCTCTGATCGCTCCGGACTACCAGAATGTGTCCTTTCCTTCTCGCGACGGGATCGATTTAAAGGGATGGTTCTTTCCGGGTTGGAACGGCGCGGTCATCGTTATCGTACACGGCGGGTTTCAAAACCGGGTAGACGATGTCGCCAATACAATGGGAATAGCCCGCGACCTTGCCAAATCCGGGTTCAACCTCCTTCTTTTCGACCTGAGCGGGAGAGGGGAAAGCGGGGGCAAAGGGGTATCCCTAAAATACGAGCCATCCGATATCGGCGGTGCGGTAGACTACCTGGCCGGCAGGGGGTTCGATAATGGTTCGATCGGGCTTATGGGGTTTTGTTCGGGAGCCGCCGGTGTGTGCATCTACTCCGCCGGCAACCGGGTGGGTGCCGTGGTTCTGGACGGATGTTTCCCTACGGTTCAAACTATGGTCGTTAATCAGGCTCGAGAGAGCCACATCCCGGTTCCTCTGTTAAAGGCCTTCTATTCCACCATGAGGCAGATCGTCAAATATTCATACAGGTATGAGGAACAGGATCCGATCGATTTCGTGTCCAGGATCGACTCGCCGATCTTTTTGATTCATGAGGAATTTGACGACCTAGTCAGTTATCAGGACACCCTCGATCTTTATTCCAGGGCTAACGTGAACGATATTAGCTTGTGGGAAGTGACCGGCGCCTACCACAGCCGGGCGTACGATCGCGACCCGTTAGCCTATATCGATAAAGTCGCCGGCTATTTCGAGTCTAGACTGGCAAAATAA
- a CDS encoding DinB family protein, whose translation METLGRRQLLDSFVNVPDQLHSVLESIDPEIVKWVPAPGEWSIRQVIFHVADGEANYYIRFRKAIAEPGGAVVAFDQNRWADSLDYPGRSVEESLNLFRMLRSLSYELMAQLPDSAWANTVEHSERGTLTLENLLAGAEGHVREHLKQIEDNVKRFKSKG comes from the coding sequence ATGGAGACGCTTGGCAGGAGACAATTGCTTGATTCTTTCGTGAATGTGCCGGATCAGCTACATTCCGTTTTGGAATCCATTGATCCCGAAATCGTAAAGTGGGTACCCGCGCCCGGTGAATGGAGCATCAGGCAGGTGATATTCCATGTGGCGGATGGCGAGGCCAACTATTACATCAGATTTCGTAAAGCCATCGCCGAACCGGGCGGCGCCGTAGTAGCCTTCGATCAAAACAGGTGGGCGGATTCTCTGGACTACCCCGGACGCAGCGTAGAGGAATCCTTGAATCTGTTTCGAATGCTGAGATCATTAAGCTACGAGCTTATGGCTCAGCTTCCTGACTCGGCCTGGGCAAACACCGTCGAGCATTCCGAAAGAGGCACCCTGACCCTCGAAAACCTGTTGGCGGGCGCCGAAGGTCATGTTCGGGAGCACCTGAAACAGATTGAGGATAACGTTAAACGGTTTAAATCGAAAGGGTAG
- the rlmN gene encoding 23S rRNA (adenine(2503)-C(2))-methyltransferase RlmN: MRDSPHKENLSNLTFDQLVEFVRGLSEPASGASDLWKWIYRRFETDFGLMNGIRPSLIEKLERFAEITTIEPLEERVSADSLTRKVLFRLADGKTIETALMFFKNQGSGRDRRTICVSSQVGCPVGCAFCATGQQGFERNLSPGEIVAQVLYFLRLMERETAPDEANPQRRLTNVVFMGMGEPLANYDNVRRSITILNSPKGLNMGIRQITLSTSGMAPEILKLAQDDVQCQLALSLHAANDELRRRLVPLARKYPVGELMPVCREYSGKTGRHVYIEYALFDQVNDSPKDADELIELLGKGGFPVNLIPCNETSANGFHPPSLDTARAFQKRLISGGVRAMLRVSRGADIGAGCGQLKSRWLESR; encoded by the coding sequence ATGCGCGACAGCCCGCATAAAGAAAATCTTTCCAACTTGACCTTCGACCAACTGGTGGAATTCGTCCGTGGTTTAAGTGAGCCGGCGTCCGGAGCGAGCGATCTATGGAAGTGGATCTATCGCCGTTTCGAGACGGATTTCGGCTTGATGAACGGCATTCGCCCTTCGTTGATTGAAAAGCTGGAAAGATTTGCGGAGATCACCACCATTGAACCTCTGGAAGAGCGAGTTTCAGCGGATTCCCTGACAAGGAAGGTCCTATTCCGCCTGGCGGACGGGAAGACGATCGAAACGGCTTTGATGTTCTTCAAGAACCAGGGCAGCGGCAGAGACCGGCGCACGATCTGCGTTTCCAGCCAGGTCGGTTGCCCGGTAGGGTGCGCATTCTGCGCCACGGGCCAGCAGGGCTTTGAACGGAATTTAAGCCCGGGGGAGATCGTCGCCCAGGTCCTGTATTTCCTCCGACTTATGGAACGGGAAACTGCTCCGGATGAGGCTAATCCTCAAAGAAGGCTGACCAACGTGGTGTTCATGGGGATGGGCGAACCACTTGCCAACTACGACAATGTGCGACGGTCGATCACGATTTTGAATTCCCCCAAAGGACTGAACATGGGCATCCGGCAGATTACGCTTTCAACCTCGGGAATGGCGCCGGAAATCCTCAAACTGGCTCAGGACGATGTTCAATGCCAGTTAGCCCTTTCGCTGCACGCGGCCAATGATGAACTGCGCCGGCGTTTGGTTCCCCTCGCCCGGAAATATCCGGTAGGGGAATTGATGCCTGTTTGCCGGGAGTACTCTGGAAAAACAGGAAGGCATGTTTACATTGAATACGCCCTTTTTGATCAAGTCAACGATTCGCCGAAAGACGCCGACGAACTCATTGAACTGCTGGGTAAAGGCGGTTTCCCGGTAAATCTGATTCCCTGTAATGAAACATCGGCAAACGGGTTTCACCCGCCGTCACTCGATACTGCGCGGGCTTTTCAGAAGCGGTTGATATCCGGCGGGGTCCGGGCAATGCTCCGCGTCTCCCGGGGTGCTGATATCGGGGCCGGCTGCGGTCAATTGAAAAGCCGCTGGCTGGAGTCCAGGTAA
- a CDS encoding GNAT family N-acetyltransferase, whose product MNRDVSIRLAKTDDLQAINEIYNHYVLASTCTYQEKTETIEARKKWFEHHAPETYPVVVAEQAGAVVGWGSLSPYHTRYAYRFTVENSVYIHHEYLRQGIGTAILKDLIDRARKIGYHAIIAAIDGSQASSIDLHRKFGFTEVGHFHEVGFKFGTWLDVVYLEFMPGGQP is encoded by the coding sequence ATGAACAGGGATGTTTCGATCAGACTCGCCAAAACCGATGATTTACAGGCTATTAACGAGATCTACAACCACTATGTCCTGGCCTCGACATGCACCTACCAGGAAAAAACCGAAACTATCGAAGCCAGGAAGAAATGGTTTGAGCACCACGCCCCGGAAACCTATCCGGTCGTAGTCGCCGAACAGGCAGGGGCAGTGGTGGGGTGGGGCTCACTTTCACCCTATCACACGCGTTACGCCTACCGTTTTACCGTGGAAAATTCAGTCTACATCCATCACGAATATCTAAGGCAGGGCATCGGCACGGCAATCCTTAAAGATCTCATCGACCGCGCCCGCAAGATCGGGTACCACGCGATTATCGCCGCCATCGACGGCAGCCAGGCCTCCAGCATCGACCTTCACAGGAAGTTCGGATTCACTGAAGTCGGTCATTTCCATGAAGTCGGATTTAAATTCGGGACCTGGCTCGATGTCGTTTACCTTGAGTTCATGCCGGGCGGCCAACCGTGA
- a CDS encoding YwbE family protein encodes MSDVNRSDLKPGTRVSIVQKADQKSGKLTEGVVQDILTSSPTHPHGIKVRLVSGEVGRVQSIRKPV; translated from the coding sequence GTGAGCGACGTCAACCGGTCCGATCTCAAGCCCGGAACCAGGGTTTCGATCGTTCAGAAGGCCGACCAGAAATCCGGCAAACTTACCGAGGGCGTCGTCCAGGATATCTTGACGTCGTCGCCTACCCATCCCCACGGCATCAAGGTGCGCCTGGTGAGCGGCGAGGTAGGGCGGGTCCAGTCAATCAGAAAGCCGGTTTAG
- a CDS encoding M42 family metallopeptidase has protein sequence MDDIEGLLKELTEASGVSGYEREVRLILERRFAALGEVSRDRLGSVIGVQKGSSASPRILIAAHMDEIGFMVKMITREGFIKFVPLGGWPNQHLPAQRVMIQTSSGPVVGVIGTPPPHLLRDKDRNTTPDKKEMFIDIGATSKEEVEAAGVRVGDPIVPITDFTVLSVKEPTYMAKAFDDRVGCALLISVMESLAGGKHPNAVYGVGTVQEEVGLRGATTSAEMVNPDVAIILDIGPIGDVPGIKPDESITKLGGGPNLLVYDTRMIPNLKLRDLVMETARQMDIPLQLDTLEFGGYDGGAIHLHKSGVPTVVIAIPTRHAHSHNSIIRRKDYDMTSKLVTALVRRLDEATVAGLCD, from the coding sequence ATGGACGATATCGAGGGGCTTCTCAAAGAACTGACCGAGGCTAGTGGCGTTTCCGGCTACGAGAGAGAGGTCAGGCTGATCCTGGAGCGCCGGTTTGCCGCCCTGGGCGAGGTGTCCCGCGACCGGCTCGGCAGCGTGATCGGAGTCCAGAAGGGGTCATCGGCGAGTCCCCGGATCCTGATAGCCGCTCACATGGATGAGATCGGCTTTATGGTGAAAATGATCACCAGAGAAGGTTTCATCAAATTCGTCCCGCTGGGCGGTTGGCCGAATCAGCACTTGCCAGCGCAACGGGTGATGATACAGACGTCGTCAGGACCCGTGGTCGGGGTCATTGGGACACCGCCGCCCCATTTGCTGCGCGATAAAGACCGGAACACCACACCCGATAAAAAGGAAATGTTCATCGACATCGGGGCCACCTCGAAGGAAGAGGTCGAAGCCGCCGGGGTTCGGGTGGGCGACCCTATAGTCCCGATAACCGATTTCACTGTGTTATCCGTAAAAGAACCCACATACATGGCCAAGGCCTTCGACGACCGAGTGGGTTGCGCCCTGCTTATTTCGGTGATGGAATCATTAGCCGGCGGGAAGCACCCCAACGCGGTTTACGGCGTCGGGACGGTCCAGGAGGAAGTGGGGTTGCGCGGCGCCACCACCAGCGCCGAGATGGTTAATCCGGATGTGGCGATAATCCTCGATATCGGTCCCATCGGCGACGTCCCGGGCATTAAGCCGGATGAGTCAATTACCAAGTTGGGGGGCGGACCTAACCTCCTGGTTTATGATACCCGGATGATACCGAACCTGAAGCTCCGGGATCTGGTCATGGAAACCGCCAGACAGATGGATATCCCGTTGCAGCTCGATACCCTGGAATTTGGCGGATACGACGGCGGGGCCATCCATCTGCACAAAAGCGGGGTGCCGACGGTGGTGATCGCCATCCCGACCAGGCACGCGCATAGTCACAACTCGATCATCAGGCGCAAAGATTATGACATGACGAGCAAGCTGGTGACCGCGCTGGTACGGAGACTCGATGAAGCGACAGTCGCCGGCCTGTGCGACTAA
- the pheA gene encoding prephenate dehydratase: MIKISIQGARGSFHDIVARKKFPGDSEIIESETFKQVFEDVHKGVTDYGVVAIENSVYGSFLENYDFLLKYDARIVGEEYLRIVLNLIALPGTKIENITEVYTHPMAMNQSEDFLEKHPKMQRIESEDTAAAVRLIKGQELHTAAAIGSSLAAEIYGMKILAKDIETEKRNYTRFLIIARPDTPYDLDADKTSLVVRAKNIPGALYLVLKCFNDEGINLSKIESRPMVTGRVWEYYFYLDFEKGLNAPATQRALKELEKVTSMIKVLGTYRRDEKVEEQ, encoded by the coding sequence ATGATCAAAATCTCCATCCAGGGCGCCCGCGGTTCATTCCATGATATCGTCGCCCGAAAGAAATTCCCCGGCGACTCCGAGATCATAGAAAGCGAAACGTTCAAGCAGGTATTTGAAGACGTCCATAAAGGAGTTACTGATTATGGCGTCGTGGCTATCGAAAATTCCGTTTACGGGTCGTTCCTCGAAAACTACGACTTTTTACTGAAATATGACGCGCGCATTGTCGGCGAGGAGTACTTACGCATCGTCCTGAACCTGATCGCCCTGCCGGGTACCAAGATCGAAAACATAACGGAAGTCTATACCCATCCGATGGCGATGAACCAATCCGAAGATTTCCTGGAGAAGCATCCCAAGATGCAGCGCATCGAATCTGAGGATACCGCAGCGGCGGTGAGGTTGATAAAGGGGCAGGAACTGCATACCGCCGCCGCAATCGGGTCTTCTCTAGCGGCCGAGATTTACGGCATGAAGATCCTGGCCAAAGACATCGAAACCGAGAAACGCAACTACACCCGTTTCCTGATAATCGCCCGCCCCGATACCCCCTATGACCTTGACGCCGATAAGACTTCTCTGGTAGTCCGGGCCAAGAACATCCCCGGCGCATTGTATCTGGTCCTGAAATGCTTCAATGACGAGGGTATCAACCTGTCCAAGATCGAAAGCCGTCCCATGGTCACGGGCAGGGTGTGGGAGTATTATTTTTATCTCGATTTTGAAAAAGGTCTTAACGCGCCGGCAACCCAGCGGGCACTCAAAGAGCTCGAAAAAGTGACCAGCATGATCAAGGTGCTGGGGACTTACAGGAGAGACGAAAAAGTCGAAGAGCAGTAG
- a CDS encoding antibiotic biosynthesis monooxygenase family protein has protein sequence MIVRIWHGWAAPGKDDQYEELLKEEIFTRIANRYIKGYQGIRLLRRDSGDETEFITIMTFDDLDAVKEFAGEDYEAAVVPPKARQLLSHFDQTSQHYEVKV, from the coding sequence ATGATTGTCAGGATATGGCACGGTTGGGCTGCTCCCGGCAAAGACGATCAATACGAAGAACTTCTGAAGGAAGAGATCTTCACCAGAATCGCCAACCGGTACATCAAGGGTTACCAGGGGATTCGTCTTCTCCGGCGGGATTCTGGAGACGAGACCGAGTTTATTACAATCATGACCTTTGACGATCTCGATGCGGTTAAGGAGTTTGCCGGCGAGGACTATGAGGCGGCGGTGGTGCCGCCCAAGGCCAGGCAGCTCCTTTCTCATTTTGACCAGACATCGCAGCATTATGAGGTAAAGGTTTAA
- a CDS encoding YkgJ family cysteine cluster protein, translated as MPDLTEKQAKELAEVKAMVETKREKLGVKYDRYISRVVAVLRANNAAFETMTDEEIVELVRLVDVIGEESRGIMKKLGEYCMHCGWCCSQTNKIVVTKEDTERISRALKQKTEDLFIFDGQEWSMKKMRPCLWWNPKNGHCTIYNIRPQVCRLWPIAVNEIGQKMVHSVSQCSYAVMVLASKVIRYLQAPALK; from the coding sequence ATGCCTGATTTAACCGAAAAGCAAGCGAAAGAACTCGCCGAGGTCAAGGCGATGGTTGAGACCAAGCGCGAGAAGCTCGGAGTGAAATACGACCGTTATATTTCCCGGGTCGTCGCTGTACTGCGCGCCAACAATGCCGCATTCGAAACGATGACGGATGAAGAGATAGTGGAACTGGTCAGGCTGGTGGATGTTATCGGCGAAGAATCGCGCGGCATCATGAAAAAACTGGGTGAATACTGCATGCATTGCGGCTGGTGCTGCTCGCAGACGAATAAGATCGTCGTGACTAAAGAAGACACGGAGCGCATCAGCCGGGCGCTGAAGCAGAAAACTGAGGATCTTTTTATATTCGATGGTCAAGAATGGTCCATGAAGAAGATGCGTCCCTGTTTGTGGTGGAACCCGAAGAACGGACACTGCACCATCTACAACATCCGGCCGCAAGTTTGCCGCCTGTGGCCGATAGCGGTCAACGAGATCGGCCAGAAAATGGTACACAGCGTCTCTCAATGTTCCTACGCGGTGATGGTGCTGGCAAGTAAAGTGATCAGGTACCTGCAGGCGCCGGCTTTGAAGTAG
- a CDS encoding CvpA family protein, with protein MNWLDIVIIVILAIQVITGFAQGFIKALAGLVGLIVGIFLAGRFYENLAGSLLSFISNTDVANVAAFVLILIVVWAIFSIVASLLTKLVNVAFLGLLNRLLGAVFGLFMGALFVGAALAIWARYFGTDSLSNSVMATFLLDKFPFVLSLLPSQFDSIKDFFK; from the coding sequence ATGAACTGGCTGGATATTGTCATCATCGTGATCCTGGCTATCCAGGTTATCACCGGGTTCGCCCAGGGGTTTATCAAAGCTCTCGCCGGGTTGGTCGGGCTGATCGTCGGTATCTTCCTGGCAGGGCGTTTCTATGAAAATCTGGCCGGCAGTCTTCTCAGTTTCATCTCCAATACCGATGTCGCCAATGTGGCGGCTTTCGTGCTCATTCTCATCGTGGTTTGGGCCATTTTCTCAATCGTCGCATCGTTGTTGACCAAACTGGTCAATGTCGCTTTTCTCGGATTGCTCAATCGCCTTTTAGGCGCGGTTTTCGGACTGTTCATGGGCGCCTTGTTCGTCGGCGCGGCTTTAGCCATCTGGGCTCGTTACTTCGGCACTGACTCTTTGTCTAACTCCGTGATGGCCACATTTCTTCTCGATAAATTCCCGTTTGTTTTAAGCCTGCTGCCTTCGCAGTTCGATTCGATCAAAGACTTCTTTAAATAG
- a CDS encoding zf-TFIIB domain-containing protein, with the protein MTQVMNCPKDSSPMIVVEHEQIALDYCPTCHGVWFDRGELELVTERTCGPQADLCVADILTRPDASTSEENRRCPICNRKMLKKNVGASPSVLIDACDRGDGIWFDGGELHQMLSQVKPAAGSPVDSGMLAFLKDTLKADIGK; encoded by the coding sequence TTGACGCAAGTTATGAATTGTCCCAAAGACAGCAGCCCGATGATCGTGGTCGAACACGAGCAGATCGCCCTGGATTACTGTCCCACCTGCCACGGCGTCTGGTTTGACCGCGGCGAATTGGAACTGGTCACCGAGCGTACTTGCGGCCCCCAGGCAGATCTCTGCGTCGCCGACATTTTGACGCGCCCGGACGCTTCGACGTCGGAAGAAAACCGCCGCTGCCCCATCTGCAACCGTAAAATGCTGAAGAAAAACGTCGGCGCCTCCCCGTCCGTGCTGATCGACGCCTGCGACAGGGGTGACGGCATCTGGTTCGACGGCGGAGAATTGCACCAGATGCTCTCGCAGGTGAAACCGGCCGCCGGCAGCCCGGTTGACTCCGGGATGCTCGCATTTCTGAAAGACACCTTAAAAGCTGACATCGGAAAATAA
- a CDS encoding LemA family protein: MIALIIILAVIVILFLIFIGIYNGLVGLRNQVKNAWAQIDVQLKRRYDLIPNLVETVKGYAKHEREVFENVTKARNMAQQVASAGPATRAQAEGELTAVLGRLLAVAEAYPELKANQNFLALQEELTSTENKISFSRQFYNDSVLNYNNKIQMFPSNIIAGMFGFTVSEFFEVKVEAERIAPKVSFT, from the coding sequence ATGATAGCACTGATCATCATCCTGGCCGTCATCGTCATCCTGTTCCTGATCTTCATCGGCATCTACAACGGCTTGGTCGGCCTGCGGAACCAGGTCAAGAACGCCTGGGCCCAGATCGACGTCCAATTGAAACGGCGGTACGACCTTATCCCCAACCTGGTCGAGACGGTCAAAGGCTACGCCAAGCATGAGCGTGAGGTCTTTGAAAACGTCACCAAGGCTCGCAATATGGCGCAGCAGGTTGCCTCCGCCGGCCCGGCCACCCGCGCCCAGGCTGAAGGCGAATTGACCGCGGTTCTCGGGCGGCTGCTGGCCGTGGCTGAGGCCTATCCTGAGCTGAAGGCCAACCAGAACTTCCTTGCTCTGCAGGAAGAACTGACCTCGACCGAAAACAAGATCTCCTTCTCCCGCCAGTTCTACAACGACTCCGTTTTGAACTACAACAACAAGATCCAGATGTTTCCATCCAACATCATCGCCGGCATGTTCGGTTTCACCGTGAGCGAGTTCTTCGAAGTCAAGGTCGAAGCCGAGCGCATCGCCCCCAAGGTTTCCTTCACCTAA
- a CDS encoding zinc finger domain-containing protein has protein sequence MWEQISTNRTRSIILVVFMGAVLIGVGFALGDYFFGTPYGGIAIAAVVWIIMTLVAYFQGDSILLATAGARKIEKKDHPRLFNVVEEMTIACGLAKMPDVYIIDDPALNAFATGRDQNHAAVAITSGLLQKLNRDELQGVIAHEMSHVKNRDVLLMSMAAVLLGTVVILSYYFSRMIFFTGGRGSRRSNDSGGGGGAIIAIVGILFIILAPIFAQLLYFALSRRREYLADASAALYTRYPEGLASALEKLAASTNPVAKANQATAPMYIVNPFREKGRAATDLTGTHPPISERIRILRQMGHSASLKAYEEAYEKTAHSHVLPHSALASSTAAVDARAPSPEGAVEEPDLTARTRETQNMLFGMANYRRIDCSNCGTTLRLPPNFTAPAVRCPHCGTINAVK, from the coding sequence ATGTGGGAACAGATAAGCACCAACCGCACCCGCTCCATCATCTTGGTCGTTTTCATGGGAGCGGTGCTCATCGGAGTTGGCTTCGCCCTCGGCGACTATTTCTTCGGAACCCCTTACGGCGGTATCGCCATTGCTGCTGTCGTGTGGATCATCATGACGCTGGTGGCCTATTTCCAGGGAGACAGCATCCTGCTGGCCACCGCGGGCGCCAGAAAGATCGAGAAGAAAGACCATCCCCGGCTCTTCAACGTCGTCGAAGAAATGACTATCGCCTGTGGCTTGGCCAAAATGCCCGATGTCTACATCATCGACGACCCGGCATTGAATGCCTTCGCCACCGGACGTGACCAGAACCATGCCGCCGTGGCGATTACCTCGGGACTATTGCAGAAACTCAACCGGGACGAGCTCCAGGGCGTCATCGCCCATGAAATGTCCCATGTCAAAAACCGCGATGTTCTGCTGATGTCCATGGCCGCTGTCCTTCTCGGAACCGTCGTCATCCTGTCCTACTATTTCAGCCGGATGATCTTTTTCACCGGCGGCCGGGGATCCCGGCGTTCAAACGATTCCGGGGGCGGCGGCGGCGCCATTATCGCCATCGTCGGTATCCTCTTCATCATCCTAGCTCCCATCTTCGCCCAGCTTTTGTACTTTGCCCTGTCGCGCCGCCGGGAATACCTGGCGGACGCCTCCGCCGCCCTCTATACCCGGTATCCGGAAGGCCTGGCTTCAGCCCTGGAAAAACTGGCGGCTTCGACCAACCCTGTTGCCAAGGCCAACCAGGCCACAGCGCCGATGTATATCGTGAACCCCTTCAGGGAAAAAGGGCGGGCGGCCACCGATTTGACCGGCACCCACCCGCCCATCTCCGAGCGGATCCGCATCCTCCGGCAGATGGGCCATAGCGCCTCCCTCAAGGCTTATGAAGAAGCCTACGAAAAAACGGCGCATTCTCATGTATTGCCTCACTCAGCCCTGGCCAGCTCGACCGCTGCCGTCGATGCCAGAGCCCCTTCACCCGAAGGCGCCGTCGAAGAACCCGATCTGACCGCCCGCACCCGCGAAACCCAGAATATGCTCTTCGGCATGGCTAATTACCGCAGGATCGATTGCTCCAACTGCGGCACCACCCTCCGCCTGCCGCCGAATTTCACCGCCCCGGCGGTAAGGTGCCCGCATTGCGGCACCATCAACGCGGTAAAGTAA